Genomic segment of Apium graveolens cultivar Ventura chromosome 7, ASM990537v1, whole genome shotgun sequence:
TGAATTTAAGATTATAAAGCATATAGAAAGGTATAAAAGATAAAACGTAAAAATACCAACACAAGAATAGCCAAATAAAAATTCTATCTTCAATTCATATTTTTCCTTGCATTAGGGTGAGAAAATTGAAAACAATGCGAGTACAATCAGAAACAACAGAAAAGATTGGTGGTCTGgaaattacagtttggtacctgCAAAATCATGCCTTGCTCATTTCCAACTAGATCACTTAATGCAGATAAAGGATATGATGGGTAGAGCATCTCATTCGTCTCTTGAGGCAGCATCTAACCCAGCTGAGGGGCTATCAGCAAAGTACTCCTGATGCTTAACATTCACACCATACTCTTGCAGCGCTTTCGAAAGGTCCTCCATAGCCAAGGTCAGGCGTTTATCCTTTTGAAGCTTGTCTCTTTTATCCTTGACCACTGCAGCTTGTCTTGCTTTACAGTGCTGAAGAGCATCAGTGGCGGCATCTGCAACAAACTTCTGTGTAGCTACAGCTACCAACCTAACTAGTCGCACATCTGGACACTGAAACCCACTTTTGGCCAGATAATGCTCAGCCACTTCATCCGGTATAGTTGGTGTGTAGTCCATTAAGGATGCCAAGAAATTGCAAAGTGCGGCATCATCATCGTGTCTGTTTTCTTCCAACTGTTGCCTTTGGTTCATCTTCTATCTCACTTAAGCTAATCCAAATTTTGGAAAATCTTTCTGCTCCTAAGAAAAAAGACACATGAGAGAAATATGACAAGTAAAATCTTATTTAATTACAATTTTGACGGAGATAAGCTAGGAACTCCCTCTATAAACTTTCAGTTTAAAAACCTATTCCGCAATCCTCAAGGTAAAGAAAAATTGATGACATTAAGAATAATTTTCTGCTCTAATACTTTGGCTTCTCTTTGGCAAAACAAATACATGCAAGTATGTCAACTAGTTCCTTTCTTCAAAactaaaatcagaaaaaaaaattggagCACATTATTGATCTGTTACAAAATATACTTGACAAATAAGTAAAACACGGCATATGCCTGGTCAAGGTTGTAGCGGAGAAGTCGAAGCTGTAGCTGTTTTTAGATATTAGAAGCAATACACTTCTTCTGGTTCACCAACAGAAGTACAAAACCATCCCCTCAGAGTGTCAGTATTAAACATTTTTTTGTACAAAAAGCAAAGGTTGTTACCAAGCTGTACAGTTAAATTGTGTTTGGTTGGCATGAATGAATTTGGAAGGAGTGGAATGAGATCTGAACTATATTATGAGTAAATGTACACAAATTGCATTTCTTCCCGCATTCCATTCCCAAACACCTACATTAGAGCTCAAACCCGCCAATTTGGGAAGGAATGCTCCATACTCGGTCATAACCCATTTTATTCCCAAATTACATCACATAAATTTTTAACCTACTCATCTTTCTTCGAACTTCCCCTCCTACCTTCATTTTTTCCATTATTTTCACTCATTCCAATCCATTCTCCCTAACCAAACACAAACCACAACATTAGCAGATCAACAGAACAGGCTACAACCAAAACCTAATTGTATACCAAAAAGAAGACGCCTATTAAGACAGATTCCCTAATCACTAGCATCAGAGATAATTACCCTAGAACTGCTACGAAAATAGCATCAACCCTTTATCTTCGAAGGTTTACTTTAAAAACTGCAATATTCTTTACATATGCTAAAAAATGAAACCGTCATTAACAAATGGCACATGATACTTATTAAAATGCTAAGAAGCATGGAATATGGATACTGGTGTGTGGATGCAGGTGCGTAATGGGGGGAGACATATTGAACAAATACGATAAGGGAATTCAGGTGGGATAAAACATATAGAATAATATGTATATGTCTACGATGTTACAAGAAATAGAATCCAACAACAGAACTACAACTTAAGCTtctaaaacacaaaaattaaagtCGGAAGTTATACTAAAGGGTTCAATTCTCATGTACAACATATTTAATCAAATATTTGTAACATATCAAGGTTTGGATCACATCAGTAacatattaaattaaaatttatactatCAACTCCAAGAATAAATGCAGGTTTAGATTTTAAATCATATCAagttaatagatatatataaaAAAAGCCGTTATGCACGGGATAAAAGCGACTATAGAATAAGATATTATAGTTGAATTTGTGTGAGTATCCGCGTATCCCCAAGTTTCGACATGTAGCGCGTTGGATGATCCAAGTATCCCTACTTCCTAATATAAATGGGAAAAAAGTAATTATCGAATCTATCTACTCTGAGAAGTCCTTGATAAGTAACATTTATTACGAGTCTCCATCTATAAATAACTTAAAATCTATAGGTTACGGCCAAACGAGGGCTGATCAAATATATTTTCATTGTAAACACATTACTTAACATGTCCCGGGATCAGGACACATGAACTTGTCTTTTTAATGAAA
This window contains:
- the LOC141672848 gene encoding transcription initiation factor TFIID subunit 10-like encodes the protein MNQRQQLEENRHDDDAALCNFLASLMDYTPTIPDEVAEHYLAKSGFQCPDVRLVRLVAVATQKFVADAATDALQHCKARQAAVVKDKRDKLQKDKRLTLAMEDLSKALQEYGVNVKHQEYFADSPSAGLDAASRDE